The proteins below come from a single Hippocampus zosterae strain Florida chromosome 5, ASM2543408v3, whole genome shotgun sequence genomic window:
- the si:dkey-199f5.8 gene encoding beta-1,4-galactosyltransferase 3, translating into MISLQSKWRYLFMFLGIQLVVMALLSREGYQKRVSYFIRIFRKSDPAGAQAQNRTATDVPVGNVYGNLSRKAENDGGDVFYCPMTSPLLAGPMHVSFPSGLTLAEVRRKNPLVERGGRYRPANCEARHRTAVVIPHRHREHHLRFLLYYLHPFLQRQQLNYAIYVIHQAGSYTFNRAKLMNAGFREAMREEDWDCLFFHDVDLIPEDDRNTYVCDANPKHAAIAMDKFGYKLPYQMYFGGVSALTPLHYLKMNGFPNNYWGWGGEDDDIGVRVSLAGMSISRPSLKVGRYKMIKHKLDKGNDVNPKRFNMLAKTRQTWKLDGMNTAEYEVLSREYLPLYTNITVHIGTEAGLQPLPPRSTVPISAKASVKPATPKPDK; encoded by the exons ATGATCTCACTGCAGTCCAAATGGCGTTACCTGTTCATGTTCCTCGGCATCCAGCTGGTGGTCATGGCGCTGCTGTCCCGGGAGGGCTACCAGAAAAGGGTTTCCTACTTCATACGCATCTTCCGCAAATCGGACCCCGCCGGCGCGCAGGCTCAGAACCGCACGGCCACGGACGTGCCCGTCGGCAACGTGTACGGTAACCTCTCTCGCAAGGCGGAGAACGATGGAGGAGATGTCTTCTACTGTCCCATGACGTCGCCTCTCTTAG CCGGGCCGATGCACGTCAGCTTCCCGTCAGGCCTCACGCTGGCCGAGGTGAGGCGCAAGAATCCGCTGGTGGAGCGCGGCGGGCGCTACCGGCCGGCCAACTGCGAGGCGCGCCACCGCACAGCCGTGGTCATCCCGCACCGCCATCGCGAGCACCACCTCAGGTTCCTACTCTACTACCTGCACCCGTTCCTGCAGCGTCAGCAGCTCAACTACGCCATCTACGTCATTCACCAG GCGGGCAGCTACACATTCAACCGGGCCAAGCTGATGAACGCCGGCTTCCGCGAGGCCATGCGTGAGGAGGACTGGGACTGCCTGTTCTTCCACGACGTGGACCTGATCCCCGAGGATGATCGCAACACCTACGTGTGCGACGCAAACCCCAAGCACGCCGCCATCGCCATGGACAAGTTTGGCTACAA GCTTCCGTATCAGATGTACTTTGGAGGAGTGTCGGCTCTCACGCCTCTCCACTACCTCAAAATGAACGGCTTCCCCAACAACTACTGGGGCTGGGGCGGCGAGGACGACGACATCGGCGTCAG AGTGTCTCTGGCGGGAATGTCCATCTCGCGTCCGTCCCTGAAGGTGGGCCGCTATAAGATGATCAAACACAAGCTGGACAAAGGCAACGATGTCAACCCAAAAAG GTTCAACATGCTGGCCAAGACGCGTCAAACTTGGAAGCTGGACGGTATGAACACGGCTGAGTATGAAGTTTTGTCCCGGGAGTACCTCCCGCTCTACACAAACATCACTGTCCACATCGGCACAGAGGCCGGGCTGCAACCGCTGCCGCCACGGTCCACTGTCCCGATCTCTGCCAAGGCTTCTGTCAAGCCCGCCACTCCGAAACCTGACAAATAG